The DNA segment GTTTCTCTTTCCCAAAACCAGGGAAAACTTCACAACGCTCAACATGGCCTGCGCCTTTGTGATTACAGGTGTCTATATAGAAAAGGGCATGGGCCTCATCATTCCCGGTTTTATTCCCGACACCCTCGGTGAGATATACGAATACACTCCAACCATGCAGGAAATGCTGATCACCATAGGGATCTGGGCATCCGGGGCCCTGCTCTATACCTTCATGCTGAAGCTGGCCATCCCGGTCTATACAGGCAAACTCCGCTTCTTCTCAAAGGCCCAGATGGTTAATGCACATGACATCATGTCTCGCCGCATGGCAGTCGTTGAGGAGAACACTCCCTTTGATGATATGGCAAAGTTACTTCTCTCCAAGCATCTTAACGATATAGCAGTAGTAGACAAGGAAGGCAGACTTATCGGCACAGTTACCGATACAGACCTCATATCTCTGGAGGCAGGCGAAACCGCGGGGAAAACCGCAGCAGATATCATGAAAGCCCCGGAAGGCGCCATACCGGAAGATATCAGGATCCAGGAACTCGGCCAAAAGCTTGCATCTCAGCAAGCCAGCCGTCTTTTCGTGATCAATAACACAGGACAGCCTGTGGGCATGGTTTCCGGCAGTGACATCCTGAAGACCCTGGAGCATATAAGAAAAGAGTAAAGCAAAAGACAACAAATAAAAAGACCTGCCGGCACTACCGGCAGGTCTTTTTTATGCTGGTACTGCGGGAAATCTTGTTCCGCCAACACCATCAACCTCAGGCAGAAGATCACTGATCACGCATTCATAGAGCCAATATATCCGAACAGCCTTGTTGTGACGCAGGATGACAGAGAGCTGGCGTAAGAGGCTCCGGAGAAATGCCGCTAAAACGAACTAATCCCTTGGGGTCTTCGTGATCAGGTAAAGAACTGTGGCCATAGCGGCAAAAATCAGAAGAATAAAGGCTGAGAAATTCTTCCTGAAACGCAGTTCACCGAAGGTGCTGTTTATCTTGTTTTCCACAACAGCCAGTTTGGATGAAAATTCGTTTGTCCTGTCCCTGACCAGATTTACATCAACTGAATGAAACAGGGTGCGGAATTCGGCCTGAATATTAAAGAGATTCTTCTGGTCATCGTCAATATATACACCTTCTTTTCTGAGCTTCCGAAGACCACCTTCAAGCTCATCGAACTTCTTTTCAGTAAGGAAGAGGGCCTGCTTCATGGTCTTTGCCCTTTCATAGGAATGGCATTTAGCACACCGATGTTCGCTGATAATGTCGATATTCGCCTTCTGGATATTATGGGACCCATGACACGTAACACAGTTAGGCCCCTTGCCGGACGCTCTGAATTCCTTGCCATGATCACTGTCATAATAATTCTTCAGAATGCCGATATGACATTTGCCGCAGAAGTCAGGCACCTCGGACGGTTTCGGCTTTCCCACAAAACCCCTGTGGGGCGACATGGACATCGATGCATCTTTCGGATCACCGCCATGGCAGTTATGACAGGCTATATTGTTCTGGGCATGCCAGCTCGCCTTCCATTCCTCGGCAATGGTCAGGAACTCGGGCTTCATCTTATCGGAAGAATGGCACTCAATGCAGAAATTCTCCTCAGGCTGCTCGCCCGACCATGTCTTGGTAAGGAATCCCTTGGCAAACTCGTCCTGGTAGCTCCCTGATGAGAGCGAAGGCAGAGAGAGCAACATTGCGAACAGAACAATAACGCTCCGCCCCATCACCGCCTCCCCCACCACATGAGAATAACCCAGGATATCATCAGGAAGATGAAGACACCGCGAAGCACGGGCCTCTTGAAAATATTCTTCTCCTTCTGAACGTCAAGAAATGGCCAGAAGATAAAAACGAATAACAATATGATCTGCAGCGATATCCCAAGGAACTTGTTCGGTATCAGTTTCAGCATCTGGTAAGGAGCAAGAAAGTACCACTCCGGCCGTATGTTTTCAGGCGTTTTGAAGGCATCTGCCGGCACTGAAGCCTCTTCAGGAAAAAAGAAGGTAGGTGCAAAAGTAATGATCGAAAACATTATGAGGAAATAACAGATAACCATCAGTACCTGCTTTTGGAAAAGGTAAGGGTAATAAGCGTGCCCTTCCGGATGGGTCTTCTTTCTGAATTCGGTCAGAGGGCGTTTCTCCTCATCAGTCTTGCCAAAAGGCGTAGAGGAAAGTCCTATCCGCCTTATAAGCGCTATGTGCACCCCCATCAATATCATAAAGAGAGGAGGAAGAACAGACACATGCACTGCAAAAAATCTGGTCAGCGTTATGCCGCTCACATAATCTCCGCCGCGCAGGAGCCTCGTAGCAAAATCTCCGAAAAATGGAAATGCCGTTGGCAGTGATGTCACCACGGTAGTTGCCCAGTAACTCAGCTGGGTCCATGGCAACAGATAGCCGCTAAGGCCAAAAAGGAACGTTATAACCATCATGATCCCGCCGCCGATCCAGGTAAGTTCCCTCGGCCTCTTATAGTTGCCCATAAGGAATATTGTGACCATATGAAGGGTCACTGCCGTTATCATAAGGTTGCTGCCGACCACATGTATCTGCCGGAAAAGCCAACCATAGGGAACCCTGGTCATGATCTCCTGGACGCTCCTGAATGCATGTTCAGAGTGGGGGATATAATAGATCATCAGGAAAATGCCGCTGATAACCTGAATAAGATATCCTGCCAACGCAACAGACCCAAGGGCATTGAAGACATTTATCTGCTTCGGCACTCGGTATTCAGTCAGCTGGCTTTTTAGCAGTTCATCCAGACCTATCCTTACTTCGAGCCAGTCCCTTATCTTATTTTTTGCCATCGCCATCACCCTATGATCAACTGCTCGCCCTCGACCTTGAGGGTCACTTTAGGCAAAGGCCTGGGAGGGGGTCCTGACAGCACATTCCCTTCAAGGTCATAGGTGCCTGCATGACAGGGGCAGATCAGTCTGTTTTTATCTTTCTCGTATTCTACAAGGCATCCCAAATGGGTACAGACCTTGGACAAGGCTATAAAACCCCTGCCGGGACGGTTGATCACGATCACCGGTTTGTCATTAAAAAGAATGATCTTTGACCCTCCGACAGGAATATCCGCCTTTACCAGGACTACCTTTTTATCCATGTCAGAACTGCCTGGAGGTGCCAAGTATCGAATGAGAGGATAGGCAAACGATGAAACTGATGCCGTGCCAAGAACTGCAAATAGAGCCTTTAGAAAACTGCGCCGCTTCATGTTACCCCGTTTTGAGCTAAGGTTTTTTCTTTATTTTTCCCTTACTTAAGAGTGATTTTACGGGATTTTATTTTTACTGTCAAGAAAATTCTCAAACTTTATCGACTTATCATGCGCCATAGCCCATGCTGCCTACAGGCAATCACTTAGCCTGTTCCGGTATAATGCACCTGCCATGATCTTCGAAACCAATAATATCAGGAGAGCAGAGTCTTACAGGATCCTGGCGCAGCTCTTTCTCAATCCTCCGGATGTAGAGGCGCTCGAATCTGTCAGACAGGATTTCAGCCTCGATTTGAAGGAATCGATCGAGCAGATAACAGAGGATTTTGACCTTCTTTTCTCCTTATCACAGGGCATAGTACAGCCGGTTGAGTCGCTCTTCTCAGAGAACAGTAACATCGACTATATAAACGTAAATGAATTCTACATCAGCGCAGGACTTGTCATTGATGATTCATATGAAATGGTTTCGGACCATCTTTCTGTGGAACTTCTTTTCATGAGTTACCTCATCGACAACAGCAAGACCGTACTAGAAAAGAATTTTCTTGAACAACACCTGATGAATTGGGTACCGTATTACTGTGACCAGATCATTAAAGTTGCAAAGACAGCTTTTTATCGCGAAATAGCAGAGATCGTGAAGGATTATTTAACAGCAGAGCATGAAGAGTATCAGAATGAGGACTATGGCCCCGCTTTTTGACAAGACTATCATAAAGCATTTCGCCCGGGCGGGCACCATAGGCTTTCATATGGTGATCTCTACTTTTGTGGGGTATCTTATCGGTTCGCAGTTAGACAAGTGGCTCCTTACCTCGCCCTGGTTCACGATCATTTTTCTCATCCTCGGTATCGCAGCCGGGTTCAGGGAACTTGCGCGCATCGCAAAAAAGATTTCAGATGACCATGATTAAAAAAATCGCAAGGAATACTGCCATTATCCTTATACCTGCGGCCATAATTTCGGCGTTTTTGCCCTGGGAAGATCTGCCCTTCAGCATTCTCATAGGAGGTCTGCTTGGCATCCTGAACATACGGGCGCTTGCCTGGAGCGTTGAAGGGATCATCGGAACATCATCGGTAAACATGAAAATGCTTTTTTTCAGCCAGTTCCGCTTTGTAATGCTTGCCCTTATTGTCGTCCTGCTGGCTTATCTCAGGCTCGTGACCATTCCCGGCATCATGGCTGGATTCTCTGTCGTATTTTCCCAGGTGCTGTTTGTGGGGATGATTCAGGCAAAAAAACCTTCTGATCCCTGACGCGCATTAGGGAAACCTCATTGATCATTTACTGCCTTCCCTTTTCGTTCTTTTGAAAAAGAGTTGCGCACATTCCCCGGCCCGTGTAATATCAAACAAAAAGGGAGAAGTTGCAGACACAATACGATTCAATGCTGGAACAGCTGAAACAGACCGCAACAGTATTTAAAACCGAACTGAAAGCGTATCAGTTTGCCATAAGCCATGCCGGCACGCCTAAAACCGCCAAGGTCCTCCTTGCCGCGGCAATCGGATACACCTTGCTGCCGTTTGACATCATCCCAGACTTCATCCCTGTCATCGGGCATCTTGATGATGCGCTCATCGTGCCTCTCCTGGTCATCGCAGCCCTCGGCATGATCCCTCCGGAGGTTATGCAGGAGTGCAGGATAAAGGCCAAAGAAGAAACATAAGAAGACAACAAACTTATTTAAGGTGAAGACGACGGGCTTGCTTACGGAACGTCAGGATAGGTTATCTTCAGCTCTTCGCCGCTCAAGGCATCAACAAGAAATGCCTTAAGCATTTTCTTCTCTTCTTCACTCAGACCGAGAGGCTTGAGATATTTATTTCCCTTTCCACCGCCTGCATTAAAGAACTCGATCACCTCATCGAGTGATGCAAAGACGCCGTTATGCATGTAAGGTCCCGTTCGCGACACCTCACGGACCGTGGGAGTCCTGAACGCCTTCCAGTCCTCCTTCTTCTTGGTGATCAGATAACGGCCCGGATCTTCCTTCAGACCGCGATAATTTGGATAATGGTATACCTTGGCCACAAATCTCATGGTAGCTGTTACGCGGGGATCATTTAACAGAACAGGATTTTCAGGGACATTCAGGGCATAAAATTTATCGTCTGACAAATTTGGACCATAATGGCACTCTATACATCTTCCTTTGCCCCTGAATATCTCAAATCCCTTTTTGGCTTCTTCAGAGAGTGCCTTGTCTTCCCCCTTAAGAAATGTATCGTATGGTGCATTCAGCGAAACAATTGTCCTCTCAAAGGCTGCGATTGCCATGGCAATGCGCCCGCGCGTCGGCTCGCCGCTAAAGACCTTATTAAACGCTTCGACATATTCAGGAACAACGCGTATCTCCTCCTCCACAAAATCGAGGTTTTGGTTCATCTCAAATGCTGACATCATGGGAAACAGGGCTTGATCTTCGAGCATCTTTACCCTTCCGTCATGAAACAGGCTCTTGTACATACCGACATTGTAGAGGGTTTGGGCATTGCGCCAATTTCTGGTCGTGGGATAACTTTGAGAGATATCCTGTCCATCAGCAAATCCCTGTTCAGGCACATGGCAGGTGGCACAGCTTGTGGTGCCGTCACCGGAAAGCCTCCTGTCGAAGAAAAGCTTCTTGCCGAGTTCTATCTTCTCTGCGGTCTGGGGGTTGTTCTTCGGAATGGGCACTGACTTGAAGGGTTCAAGATGACCGGCAGAGGAGATAGAGGTTAAGGCTAAGGTTGAGAGCAAGACAGCCAGGAAAAAACCTCTAAAGAAGTTCCTAAACCTCAGCCTGAGCCTAAACCTCTCAGTTTGCCTGCTATCGCTTCGCATTCTTCAGTTCCTCCTCAATGATCTGCTTCAGATACTCATACGGCCTGTTGCCGACGATCTTCCTGCCGTTGATAAAATATGTCGGCGTGCTGTACAGGTCCATGTCAAAGGCAAGCTGCTTGTCTTTCTCGATCTCTGCCGAGTGTTTCTTGCTGTCGATAGATGCAGTAAACAGCTTCATATCAAGGCCGAGTTCCCTGGCGTATCTGACAAGACTTTCACGATCAAGTTTGGGCGAGTTCTTAAGCAGCAGGTCATGCATCTCCCAGTATTTCCCCTGGTCTCCGGCAGCAAGGGAAGCCTCTGCAGCTATATGGGCATAGTCGCGATATTTGTACGGATAGTTCTTGATGACAAGCCTGACCTTGCCCTTGTATGCATCGATGATCTTCCTGACGACCGGACCGGCCGCCACGCAGTGCGGTCATTGGAAGTCGATGAATTCTACAATTGTGACCGGAGCATCTTTGAGTCCCTTTTGGGGGGATTCCCCGACAGGGATCGTAAACCGCTTCTCTTCAGCAGAACCGACAGAAATAATCAGGAGCAGAAATACCATTACAGCTCGCAGGAGTTTCATATGTCACCTCGGCAGG comes from the Nitrospirota bacterium genome and includes:
- a CDS encoding cytochrome bc complex cytochrome b subunit, which gives rise to MAKNKIRDWLEVRIGLDELLKSQLTEYRVPKQINVFNALGSVALAGYLIQVISGIFLMIYYIPHSEHAFRSVQEIMTRVPYGWLFRQIHVVGSNLMITAVTLHMVTIFLMGNYKRPRELTWIGGGIMMVITFLFGLSGYLLPWTQLSYWATTVVTSLPTAFPFFGDFATRLLRGGDYVSGITLTRFFAVHVSVLPPLFMILMGVHIALIRRIGLSSTPFGKTDEEKRPLTEFRKKTHPEGHAYYPYLFQKQVLMVICYFLIMFSIITFAPTFFFPEEASVPADAFKTPENIRPEWYFLAPYQMLKLIPNKFLGISLQIILLFVFIFWPFLDVQKEKNIFKRPVLRGVFIFLMISWVILMWWGRR
- a CDS encoding thioredoxin domain-containing protein encodes the protein MAAGPVVRKIIDAYKGKVRLVIKNYPYKYRDYAHIAAEASLAAGDQGKYWEMHDLLLKNSPKLDRESLVRYARELGLDMKLFTASIDSKKHSAEIEKDKQLAFDMDLYSTPTYFINGRKIVGNRPYEYLKQIIEEELKNAKR
- a CDS encoding cytochrome-c peroxidase, producing the protein MLSTLALTSISSAGHLEPFKSVPIPKNNPQTAEKIELGKKLFFDRRLSGDGTTSCATCHVPEQGFADGQDISQSYPTTRNWRNAQTLYNVGMYKSLFHDGRVKMLEDQALFPMMSAFEMNQNLDFVEEEIRVVPEYVEAFNKVFSGEPTRGRIAMAIAAFERTIVSLNAPYDTFLKGEDKALSEEAKKGFEIFRGKGRCIECHYGPNLSDDKFYALNVPENPVLLNDPRVTATMRFVAKVYHYPNYRGLKEDPGRYLITKKKEDWKAFRTPTVREVSRTGPYMHNGVFASLDEVIEFFNAGGGKGNKYLKPLGLSEEEKKMLKAFLVDALSGEELKITYPDVP
- a CDS encoding DUF1232 domain-containing protein — translated: MLEQLKQTATVFKTELKAYQFAISHAGTPKTAKVLLAAAIGYTLLPFDIIPDFIPVIGHLDDALIVPLLVIAALGMIPPEVMQECRIKAKEET
- a CDS encoding AtpZ/AtpI family protein, encoding MAPLFDKTIIKHFARAGTIGFHMVISTFVGYLIGSQLDKWLLTSPWFTIIFLILGIAAGFRELARIAKKISDDHD
- a CDS encoding ubiquinol-cytochrome c reductase iron-sulfur subunit; translated protein: MKRRSFLKALFAVLGTASVSSFAYPLIRYLAPPGSSDMDKKVVLVKADIPVGGSKIILFNDKPVIVINRPGRGFIALSKVCTHLGCLVEYEKDKNRLICPCHAGTYDLEGNVLSGPPPRPLPKVTLKVEGEQLIIG
- a CDS encoding cytochrome C; this encodes MGRSVIVLFAMLLSLPSLSSGSYQDEFAKGFLTKTWSGEQPEENFCIECHSSDKMKPEFLTIAEEWKASWHAQNNIACHNCHGGDPKDASMSMSPHRGFVGKPKPSEVPDFCGKCHIGILKNYYDSDHGKEFRASGKGPNCVTCHGSHNIQKANIDIISEHRCAKCHSYERAKTMKQALFLTEKKFDELEGGLRKLRKEGVYIDDDQKNLFNIQAEFRTLFHSVDVNLVRDRTNEFSSKLAVVENKINSTFGELRFRKNFSAFILLIFAAMATVLYLITKTPRD
- a CDS encoding molecular chaperone TorD family protein — its product is MIFETNNIRRAESYRILAQLFLNPPDVEALESVRQDFSLDLKESIEQITEDFDLLFSLSQGIVQPVESLFSENSNIDYINVNEFYISAGLVIDDSYEMVSDHLSVELLFMSYLIDNSKTVLEKNFLEQHLMNWVPYYCDQIIKVAKTAFYREIAEIVKDYLTAEHEEYQNEDYGPAF